The DNA region GCCGCCGCGGTCTCGGGGGTGCTCGACGCGAAGGGATTCGGCACCGGCGCCGTCGGCAACTACGAATCCGAGCACGTGGCCGCCAGCCAGGTCCAGGCCGCCTCGGCCGACGACCCCGGCGCGCAGGCGGTGGCCCGGGATCTGGGCGGGTTGCCGGTGGTCTCCGACGAGTCGGTGCCCACCGGCGCGGTACGCGTCGTGCTCGCCAACGACTACACCGGGCCCGGCTCGGGCCTGAGCGCCGGAAGCCACACGCAGGTGGCCGGCATCTCCGGCACCGACGATGACGAGCCGGCCCAGATCCCGGTCGCCACACCGATTCTGACCGCGGGTTCCAACGACCCCCAGTGCGTCAACTAGCGTCGACGCAGTGACCAACCTCAGCTCGGCGATCCTCGACCCGATCCTGCAGGCCGACCCGGTGGGGCCACGTATCACCTATTACGACGACGCCACCTCCGAACGCATCGAGCTGTCGGCGGTCACCCTGGCCAACTGGGCGGCCAAGACCGGCAACCTGCTGCGCGATGAGCTCGGCGCCGGCGCGGGGAGCCGCGTCGCGGTGCTGCTGCCGGCGCACTGGCAGACCGCGGCGGTGCTGTTCGGGGTGTGGTGGATCGGCGCCGAGGTGCTGCTCGACACCGCGGATTCCGACGCCGACATCGCATTGTGCACCGCCGACCGGCTCGACGAGGCCGATGCGGCGGTGGCTGCCACCGGGGGCGAGGTGGCGGTGTTGTCCCTGGACCCGTTCGGGCGGGCCGCTCCGGACCTTCCTGTCGGCGTCACCGACTACGCGACCGCGGTGCGCGTGCACGGCGACCAGATAGTCGCCGAACGACGTCCCGGTGCGGCCCTGGCCGGATCGTCCGCCGACGACGTGCTGACTTCCTGCCGGAAACGCGCGGCGGAGCTGGGAGTGTCGCCCTCGGACCGGGTGTGGTCGGCCAACACCTGGCGGACCCCCGCGGAGTTGATCGACAACATGCTCGCGGTGTTCGCGATCGGCGCCTCGCTGGTGCAGGTCGCCCACCCCGATCCCGGCCTGCAAGCGCGCCGACGGGAGACCGAAAGGGTCACCCGCAACTTCGACTGACGCGATTTCGGCGCGATTCGCCCCGCTGAGCGGATACAACCGCGCCGAAATCGCAAGGGGATACATGCATAAATGCCTATATGATGATAGCCTTGCTCGCACGGAGCAGCCCCGGGCGAGAGGAGACAACACATGGCGGTACAGGGATTGCTGGCAAAAGCGGCGTCGACGGTGTTCACCGGCCTGGTCGGTGTCAGCGCCTACGAACTGGCGCGCCGGGCGTTGGCGAAGGCGCCGCTGCACGAGGCGGCCGTCACCGCCACCGAGTGGAGCCTGCGCGGCACCCGGCGGGCCGAGGAGGTCGCCGAATCGGCGCGGCTGAAAGTCGCCGACGTGGTCGCCGAGGCACGGGACCGCATCGGCGAGGAAGCCACCCCGCCGGCGGCGGCCGTCGCACACGACCACGACCACTGACGGCCATGAACGCGGCCGATGACGAACCGACCGTCGTCTCCGATGCGGCCGGCCGGATGCGGGTACAGGTCGACTGGGTGCGACGTGACTCGCGGCGCGCGGTCGCCGCCGAAGAGGCCGCCGGCCGGGTCAACGGGGTGCGCACCGTGCACGCCTACCCGCGCACCGGCGCGGTCGTGGTCTGGTACTCCCCCAAAAGAACCGACACCGCGGAGATCCTCGCGGCGATCGCATCCGCGGCCACCGTGGCGGCCGAACTGATCCCGGCCCGCACCCCGCGCTCGGCCGACGTCCGCAACACCGACGTGCTGCGCATGGCCATCGGCGGTGCCGCGCTCGCACTCCTGGGGATACGCCGCTACGCGTTCGCCCGGCCCCCGCTGTTGGGAGCGAGCGGCCAGCTCGTGGCGACCGGCGCCACGGTGTTCATGGGCTACCCCTTCCTGCGCGGCGCACTGCGTTCGATCCGGTCCGGCAAGGCCGGCACCGACGCACTGGTGACCGCCGCGACCGTGGCAAGCCTGGTGCTGCGCGAGAACGTGGTCGCGTTGACGGTGTTGTGGCTGCTCAACATCGGCGAGTACCTGCAGGATCTGACGCTGCGCCGCACCCGGCGCGCGATCTCGGATCTGCTGCGCGGCAACCAGGACACCGCCTGGGTGCGGGTGCGGCAAGGCCCCCCGGAAAGCCCGGATTACGCCGAAGTGCAGGTGCCGATCGACACGCTGCAGATCGGCGACGAGGTGGTGGTCCACGACCATGTGGCCCTGCCGGTCGACGGCGAGATCATCGACGGCGAGGCCGTCATCGACCAGTCCGCGATCACCGGCGAGACCCTGCCGGTCAGCGCGGCGACCGGAGCGCGTGTCCATGCCGGTTCGGTGGTGATCCGCGGCCGGGTGGTGGTCCGGGCCACCGCGGTCGGCGACCAGACCGTGATCGGCCGGATCATCAGCCGCGTCGAGGAAGCGCAACACGACCGCGCTCCCATCCAGACCGTCGGCGAGAACTTCTCCCGGCGTTTCGTCCCGGCCTCGTTCATCCTGTCGGCGATCACCCTCGTGCTCACCCGCGACGTCCGTCGCGCGATGACCATGCTGCTGATCGCCTGCCCCTGCGCGGTGGGACTGGCCACCCCGACCGCGATCAGTGCGGCGATCGGCAACGGCGCACGGCGCGGCATCCTGATCAAGGGCGGCTCCCATCTGGAACAGGCGGGCCGGGTGGACGCCATCGTGTTCGACAAGACCGGGACACTGACCGTCGGCCGCCCCGTGGTGACCAATATCGTTGCCATTCACAAGGATTGGCAGCCCGAGCAGGTGCTCGCCTACGCCGCGAGCTCGGAGTTGCATTCCCGCCACCCACTGGCCGAGGCGGTGATCCGTTCCACCGAGGAACGTCACATCAGCATTCCGCCGCACGAGGAGTGCGAGGTTCTGGTGGGCTTGGGTATCCGCACCCGGGCCGACGGCCGCACGCTGCTGCTGGGTAGCCCGAACCTGCTGCGCTCGGAGAAGGTCCGCATCTCGAAGAAGGCCGCCGACTGGGTCACCAAGCTGCGGGCCCAGGCGGAGACTCCCCTGCTGCTGGCGGTCGACGGCACCCTGGTGGGGTTGATCAGCCTGCGCGACGAGGTACGCCCTGAGGCACGTGACGTGCTGGACGCATTGCGCGCCAAGGGAATCCGTCGCATCGTCATGCTGACCGGCGATCACCCCGAGACCGCGGCCGCGGTGGCGAGCGAACTCGGCATCGAAGAGTGGCGTGCCGAGGTACTGCCGGAGGACAAGTTGCAGACGGTCCGTGCGCTACAGGACGACGGGTACGTGGTCGGCATGGTCGGCGACGGGGTCAACGATGCACCGGCCCTGGCCGCTGCCGACATGGGCATCGCGATGGGCCTGGCCGGCACCGACGTGGCCGTGGAGACCGCCGACGTGGCACTGGCCAACGACGACCTGCGCCGGTTGCTCGACGTCCGGGATCTGGGCGGTCGTGCGGTCGAGGTGATCCGTCAGAACTACGGCATGTCGATCGCGGTCAACGCCGCGGGTCTATTGATCGGTGCCGGCGGCGCGCTCTCCCCGGTGCTGGCGGCGATCCTGCACAACGCATCGTCGGTGGCGGTCGTCGCCAACAGTTCGCGGTTGATCCGTTACCGGCTGGCCGCCGATCCGTTGGCTTCCAGACCCGCGGTGTCGTAATCTGTCCTGGTCCCGACTGTTCCTGTCGAGCACCACCACCAGCTCCAGGGCAGTCGGGACTTCACCTCAAGGATGGCAACCGCCCTGCCGAAATCCGGGTCTCAGCAGCCGCAGCCCTCGCCGCGCCAGGACCGGAAACCCTGCCACACCGACACCGCGGCCACTCCCAGACCGATCAGCGGGTCCAGCCACCAGCCACCGGTCCACTGCATGCTGAGGATCAGCCCGACCAGCACGGCGCCGGCCTGCATCGCGCACAGGTAGTTCTGCACGCCCTCACCGACGGTCGCCGCCGACCCCAACCGCCTACCGAGCCGACGTTGGCTTCGGCCCAGGATCGGCATCACCAGTACCGCGGTGGCGGTGACAGCGATCCCGATGGCGCTGCTCTCGACCTGGTGCTCGCCGAAGAAGTGCCGCACCGACTCCGCCGCGATGTAGGGGGCGTTGATCCAGAACGAGATCGCCACCCACATCTGGGCGCGCCGTTCGGCCGTCTCCGACAGGGTGCGGGCGCCGGTGAACCGCCAGATCACCACGGCCCCGGCCAGTCCTTCGGGAATGGCCCCCAGGGCCCAGCCGGTCAGCGCGATCGAGCCGGCGGTCAGTCCCTGCCACAGCCCCACCACGCCTTCCACCCCGACCAGCAGCAGACTCGCCCAGGCGAGCCGGCGGGCCCACACCGCGGCACGGTGCCATCCGTCGTCCCGGACGGTCGGGGTGTGGTGGGTGTGGCCGGCGTGCTCATGGTCGTGCCGGTGACCGACGGCATCCGGGGTACGGACGTCTGTCACCGGATCGATGATGCCCGCCTCGGGGCCGGCGACGCGACTGTCCACAGGAAAAATGCTACCTGCCGTTTCGACCGGCAACCGCCGCCCGCGTCGCTGCCGCGCCGGTCGCTAGTCGGCGGCGTCCACCTTGACCACCCGGTCGTTGCCCCGGTCGGCGACGTAGATGTTGCCGCGCTTGTCGACGGCGACGTCCAGGGGCGCGTTGAGTCCGGTGAAGGGAAGGACTTCCGGGATCGCGGCATCGGCGGCCAGTTTCACCACCTTGTTGCGGTTCTGTTCGGTGACGTAGACGTCGCCGGCTTCATCCACTGCGATGCCGCGCGGCGAGACGATCCCGGAGAAGGACAGCACGACCTGTTCGTTGGATGCGGCCAACAGTTTGACGACGCGATTGTTGCCGGAGTCGGTGACGTAGACGTTGCCGGCGGAATCCACCGCCAC from Mycolicibacter sp. MU0083 includes:
- a CDS encoding TIGR03089 family protein, with the translated sequence MTNLSSAILDPILQADPVGPRITYYDDATSERIELSAVTLANWAAKTGNLLRDELGAGAGSRVAVLLPAHWQTAAVLFGVWWIGAEVLLDTADSDADIALCTADRLDEADAAVAATGGEVAVLSLDPFGRAAPDLPVGVTDYATAVRVHGDQIVAERRPGAALAGSSADDVLTSCRKRAAELGVSPSDRVWSANTWRTPAELIDNMLAVFAIGASLVQVAHPDPGLQARRRETERVTRNFD
- a CDS encoding DUF1490 family protein gives rise to the protein MAVQGLLAKAASTVFTGLVGVSAYELARRALAKAPLHEAAVTATEWSLRGTRRAEEVAESARLKVADVVAEARDRIGEEATPPAAAVAHDHDH
- the ctpC gene encoding manganese-exporting P-type ATPase CtpC yields the protein MNAADDEPTVVSDAAGRMRVQVDWVRRDSRRAVAAEEAAGRVNGVRTVHAYPRTGAVVVWYSPKRTDTAEILAAIASAATVAAELIPARTPRSADVRNTDVLRMAIGGAALALLGIRRYAFARPPLLGASGQLVATGATVFMGYPFLRGALRSIRSGKAGTDALVTAATVASLVLRENVVALTVLWLLNIGEYLQDLTLRRTRRAISDLLRGNQDTAWVRVRQGPPESPDYAEVQVPIDTLQIGDEVVVHDHVALPVDGEIIDGEAVIDQSAITGETLPVSAATGARVHAGSVVIRGRVVVRATAVGDQTVIGRIISRVEEAQHDRAPIQTVGENFSRRFVPASFILSAITLVLTRDVRRAMTMLLIACPCAVGLATPTAISAAIGNGARRGILIKGGSHLEQAGRVDAIVFDKTGTLTVGRPVVTNIVAIHKDWQPEQVLAYAASSELHSRHPLAEAVIRSTEERHISIPPHEECEVLVGLGIRTRADGRTLLLGSPNLLRSEKVRISKKAADWVTKLRAQAETPLLLAVDGTLVGLISLRDEVRPEARDVLDALRAKGIRRIVMLTGDHPETAAAVASELGIEEWRAEVLPEDKLQTVRALQDDGYVVGMVGDGVNDAPALAAADMGIAMGLAGTDVAVETADVALANDDLRRLLDVRDLGGRAVEVIRQNYGMSIAVNAAGLLIGAGGALSPVLAAILHNASSVAVVANSSRLIRYRLAADPLASRPAVS
- a CDS encoding cation transporter is translated as MWARRLAWASLLLVGVEGVVGLWQGLTAGSIALTGWALGAIPEGLAGAVVIWRFTGARTLSETAERRAQMWVAISFWINAPYIAAESVRHFFGEHQVESSAIGIAVTATAVLVMPILGRSQRRLGRRLGSAATVGEGVQNYLCAMQAGAVLVGLILSMQWTGGWWLDPLIGLGVAAVSVWQGFRSWRGEGCGC